One Glutamicibacter mishrai genomic window carries:
- a CDS encoding APC family permease: MSQDLRQDTHPAAAESGLHDKGLSKGTVGVLGLVVIGISSIAPAYTLTAGLGATVAEVGTSLPAILLAGFLPMLLVALGYRELNNAMPDSGTSFTWATRAFGPMIGWMGGWGLVAATVIVLSNLAAVAVDFFYILLAQITGHPEIADLTTNLWINIPTTLIFIAAASYISYRGLNATKAFQYGLVGFQVGVLLLFAIMAFTSNKPFDQTPITLEMFNPAGVESFSAFAAGISLSIFVFWGWDVTLTMNEETTDPKKVPGRGATWTVLLIMALYVAVSLGVLYWAGVGTTGLGAGNPENQESIFAVLSGPVMGPLALLMSLAILSSSAASLQSTMVSPARTLLAMGYYKALPQSFSKISPRFMSPSVSTFAAAAAAAAFYVVTRLVSENALWDTITALGLMICFYYGLTALACVWYFRGELFSSARNIIFKFLAPLIGGVVLLVMFFATAIESMNPDYGSGSNIGGVGMVFILGVGVLLLGVVVMIYMRITQPAFFRGETIKTYKVLK; the protein is encoded by the coding sequence ATGTCGCAAGACCTGAGGCAGGATACCCATCCTGCAGCCGCCGAGAGCGGGTTGCACGATAAAGGCCTCTCCAAGGGCACCGTCGGTGTTCTTGGCCTGGTGGTCATCGGAATTTCCAGCATTGCCCCGGCCTACACCCTCACCGCAGGGCTCGGGGCCACCGTGGCCGAGGTAGGCACCAGCCTGCCGGCCATCCTGCTGGCCGGATTCCTGCCCATGCTCCTGGTGGCCCTGGGCTACCGCGAGCTGAACAATGCGATGCCCGACTCGGGCACCTCCTTTACCTGGGCCACCCGCGCCTTCGGCCCGATGATCGGCTGGATGGGCGGCTGGGGGCTGGTTGCCGCAACGGTGATCGTGCTCTCCAACCTGGCCGCGGTCGCAGTGGACTTCTTCTACATCCTGCTGGCACAGATCACCGGCCACCCGGAAATCGCGGATCTGACCACCAACCTGTGGATCAACATTCCCACCACGCTGATCTTCATCGCCGCCGCCTCCTACATTTCCTACCGCGGGCTGAATGCCACCAAGGCGTTCCAGTACGGTTTGGTCGGATTCCAGGTCGGCGTGCTGCTGCTGTTCGCCATCATGGCCTTCACCTCGAACAAGCCTTTTGACCAGACTCCCATCACCTTGGAGATGTTCAATCCTGCCGGAGTGGAGAGCTTCTCGGCCTTTGCCGCCGGCATTTCCCTGTCGATCTTCGTGTTCTGGGGCTGGGATGTCACCCTGACCATGAACGAGGAAACCACCGACCCGAAGAAGGTGCCGGGCCGGGGCGCGACCTGGACGGTGCTGCTGATCATGGCCCTGTATGTGGCCGTCTCCCTGGGCGTGCTCTACTGGGCTGGCGTCGGGACCACCGGTCTGGGCGCAGGCAACCCGGAGAACCAGGAATCGATCTTCGCGGTGCTCTCCGGACCAGTCATGGGTCCCTTGGCGCTGTTGATGTCGCTGGCCATCCTCTCTTCCTCGGCCGCATCCTTGCAGTCCACCATGGTCTCGCCGGCGCGAACCCTGCTGGCGATGGGCTACTACAAGGCGCTGCCGCAGAGCTTCTCGAAGATCTCGCCGCGCTTCATGTCGCCTTCGGTGTCGACCTTCGCCGCAGCCGCAGCCGCCGCAGCCTTCTACGTCGTTACCCGGCTGGTTTCGGAAAATGCCCTGTGGGACACCATTACCGCGCTGGGCCTGATGATCTGCTTCTACTACGGTCTGACCGCCTTGGCCTGCGTGTGGTATTTCCGCGGCGAGCTGTTCTCCAGCGCGCGGAACATCATTTTCAAGTTCTTGGCCCCGCTGATCGGCGGTGTGGTGCTGCTGGTGATGTTCTTCGCTACCGCTATTGAATCCATGAATCCCGACTACGGATCAGGATCGAATATCGGGGGAGTGGGCATGGTCTTCATCCTGGGCGTCGGTGTGCTCTTGCTCGGTGTCGTGGTGATGATCTACATGCGCATCACCCAGCCTGCCTTCTTCAGGGGGGAAACCATCAAGACCTATAAGGTGCTGAAGTAA
- a CDS encoding HNH endonuclease family protein — protein MSRKIFALLCAAVLVLTGCSVAPESPAPATAVSESVLEPSLTSPDLVIELASTKSRKVNPGPKLDGPKALSMLKSLPVKGKAPATGYNRNKKFGNGWKDFDRDKCDERQDTLSRDMSKVRFKDRKKCTVASGTLHDKYTGKKINWKVKSGSVDIDHVVALKNSWISGAQKLSSSQRQALANDPLNLIAADASANRKKGDKNAAEWLPKNKGFRCQYVATQISVKKKYALSVTKAEKNAMTKVLNTCRNQKGAKVTAIKPAGNQKKAASKKSPSTVKGTVHPGSYCKKADKGKHGKAKSGKVYTCKYDANGKLRWRA, from the coding sequence TTGTCTAGGAAAATCTTTGCTCTGCTTTGCGCAGCGGTCTTGGTTCTGACCGGTTGCAGCGTCGCACCGGAATCGCCTGCCCCGGCTACGGCAGTTTCAGAATCAGTCCTGGAGCCATCGCTGACCAGCCCAGATCTGGTCATTGAACTGGCTTCGACCAAATCACGGAAAGTGAACCCGGGACCGAAACTCGATGGCCCCAAGGCTCTGAGCATGCTCAAATCGCTTCCGGTCAAGGGCAAGGCCCCCGCTACGGGCTACAACCGAAACAAGAAATTCGGCAATGGCTGGAAAGACTTTGATCGCGACAAGTGCGATGAGCGCCAGGACACCCTGTCCCGAGACATGTCCAAGGTGAGGTTCAAGGATCGCAAGAAGTGCACCGTTGCATCGGGGACCTTGCACGACAAGTACACCGGCAAGAAGATCAACTGGAAGGTCAAGTCCGGTAGCGTCGACATCGACCACGTGGTTGCCCTGAAAAACTCCTGGATCTCCGGCGCTCAGAAGCTCTCGTCGTCACAGCGCCAAGCGCTGGCCAATGATCCGCTGAATCTGATCGCTGCTGATGCGTCTGCCAACCGCAAAAAGGGTGACAAGAATGCTGCCGAGTGGCTGCCCAAGAACAAGGGCTTCCGTTGCCAGTACGTCGCCACCCAAATCAGCGTCAAGAAGAAGTATGCGCTTTCTGTCACCAAGGCTGAAAAGAACGCGATGACCAAGGTCCTGAACACCTGCCGCAATCAGAAGGGCGCGAAAGTTACTGCGATCAAGCCCGCAGGCAACCAGAAGAAGGCCGCATCGAAGAAGTCGCCGTCGACCGTCAAGGGCACCGTGCACCCCGGCTCTTACTGCAAGAAGGCTGATAAGGGAAAGCATGGCAAAGCCAAGTCCGGCAAGGTTTACACTTGCAAATACGATGCCAACGGCAAGCTTCGCTGGCGCGCATAA
- a CDS encoding MFS transporter, translating into MSLINWYQQFRDLSEFEAMLVMGSYLVGMIPALAFGGPLADRFGRKPFSLIALASSILGSLVMAAGALNVAGLYAGRVFTGFGMGLAMVAITSWVKLLSPGAAGATRAALCTSLGFAVGPIISGAIVGASAHPEIAYAAHALATIAWLVLIAVATGEPRVPFAGPAGIGSQTTPENRRRFIRIVLPSAPWVFGMAATGFAVVPALSDGAGGSNLLYSTVAVAVTMGMGTIIQPFVRRFNNVRKISLLMAGLATALAALLLMMAVSLTGSELVGVFAFILSGAANGILLVAGLSQVLDLAGSADVGKLTGRFYMVCFIGFTFPTLFALWRLIAHPVLFIGILALLCLGSMVLVYRGRTELGGTGLEAVNG; encoded by the coding sequence GTGTCCCTGATCAACTGGTATCAGCAGTTCCGCGACCTGAGCGAATTCGAAGCCATGCTGGTCATGGGCAGCTACTTGGTGGGGATGATCCCGGCGCTGGCCTTCGGCGGACCTTTGGCCGACCGCTTCGGTCGCAAGCCCTTCTCCTTGATCGCCCTGGCCAGTTCCATCCTTGGATCACTGGTCATGGCTGCCGGGGCGCTGAACGTTGCCGGACTTTATGCAGGCCGTGTCTTCACCGGGTTTGGAATGGGCCTGGCGATGGTGGCTATCACCAGCTGGGTGAAACTGCTGAGCCCCGGCGCCGCGGGCGCGACGCGGGCGGCCTTATGCACATCGTTGGGGTTCGCGGTCGGGCCAATTATTTCCGGGGCCATCGTCGGTGCCAGCGCGCATCCAGAAATCGCCTACGCGGCACATGCTTTGGCCACCATTGCCTGGCTGGTCTTGATTGCTGTGGCCACCGGGGAACCGCGAGTTCCATTTGCCGGTCCTGCCGGGATTGGCAGCCAGACGACGCCCGAGAATCGACGGCGCTTCATTCGAATTGTCCTGCCGTCAGCGCCGTGGGTCTTTGGCATGGCGGCTACCGGATTTGCAGTGGTTCCCGCGCTGAGCGACGGCGCCGGAGGATCCAATCTGCTCTACTCCACCGTTGCCGTGGCGGTAACCATGGGCATGGGAACTATCATCCAGCCGTTTGTCCGGAGGTTTAACAACGTTCGAAAGATCTCGTTGCTGATGGCGGGATTGGCGACAGCGCTGGCGGCCTTGCTGTTGATGATGGCTGTCTCCTTGACCGGTTCCGAGCTGGTGGGAGTTTTTGCCTTTATTCTTTCGGGCGCCGCCAACGGCATTTTGCTGGTGGCGGGGTTGAGCCAGGTGCTGGATCTGGCCGGCTCAGCGGATGTCGGCAAACTGACCGGACGTTTTTACATGGTGTGTTTCATCGGGTTCACGTTCCCGACGCTCTTCGCCTTGTGGCGTTTGATTGCGCACCCAGTGCTATTCATCGGCATCCTGGCGCTCTTGTGCCTGGGATCGATGGTGCTGGTTTACCGTGGCCGGACGGAGCTGGGCGGTACCGGGCTCGAAGCGGTCAACGGCTGA
- a CDS encoding Lrp/AsnC family transcriptional regulator, with translation MNSDTYQLDETDRRILLALDADPRVPIMMLAQQLGLARGTVQTRLERLAHSGALRPNTARILPSSMGRGVSAFVSAELNQAALNDAIAALRQIPEVLECVAPAGDTDLLIRVSATDPDDLYRVSEEIRLCPGITRTSTSMILRDVIPYRTTELLKKLSKDKH, from the coding sequence ATGAATTCGGATACGTATCAGCTCGATGAAACCGACCGACGTATCCTCTTGGCCCTGGATGCTGATCCGCGCGTGCCGATCATGATGCTCGCGCAGCAGCTGGGCTTGGCCCGCGGCACCGTGCAAACCCGATTGGAGCGCTTGGCGCATTCGGGTGCGCTACGCCCGAACACTGCCCGCATCCTGCCTTCATCCATGGGCCGCGGCGTCAGCGCGTTCGTGAGTGCAGAGCTCAACCAGGCAGCCTTGAACGATGCCATTGCCGCCTTGCGCCAGATTCCCGAGGTGCTCGAATGCGTGGCTCCAGCTGGCGACACCGACCTATTGATCCGCGTCTCGGCCACCGATCCGGATGATCTCTACCGCGTCAGTGAAGAGATCCGCCTCTGCCCGGGCATCACGAGGACCTCCACGTCAATGATCTTGCGTGACGTGATTCCATACCGCACGACCGAACTGCTCAAGAAATTGAGCAAGGACAAGCACTAG
- a CDS encoding peptidyl-tRNA hydrolase, translated as MDELRERDPEELVQPIILRIDKEDPSTEDEGLSAVSRATVIAYLQDPHNPDWQQWASQAFAKSVRRANPKMFAKVLEMFPDQMVSEVGKAQAVGLPPLPAANLPKLIAKLQVSGTELPKSDEVLNATVNIAVNDSLKMSTGKAAAQCAHALFAWLTESDGEGIEAWLKVHAPVGIRHLSRKDFDALSQRASGPVIQDAGRTEIEPGSTTAFVFIQQN; from the coding sequence ATGGATGAACTGCGCGAACGCGATCCCGAAGAACTAGTCCAGCCCATTATTCTGCGCATCGATAAGGAAGACCCCTCGACCGAAGATGAGGGGCTGTCGGCAGTCTCGCGCGCCACGGTCATCGCCTACCTGCAAGATCCACATAACCCGGACTGGCAGCAGTGGGCCTCTCAAGCCTTCGCCAAATCCGTGCGTCGAGCCAACCCCAAGATGTTTGCCAAGGTCCTGGAGATGTTCCCGGACCAGATGGTCAGCGAGGTGGGCAAAGCCCAGGCAGTTGGCCTGCCACCGCTTCCCGCGGCGAATCTCCCAAAACTCATTGCCAAGCTGCAAGTCTCTGGAACAGAACTTCCGAAGAGCGACGAAGTATTGAATGCGACGGTGAATATCGCAGTGAATGATTCACTGAAGATGTCCACGGGCAAGGCCGCTGCGCAGTGTGCCCATGCGCTCTTTGCTTGGCTGACGGAATCCGATGGCGAAGGCATTGAAGCGTGGTTGAAAGTCCATGCGCCAGTGGGCATTCGTCACTTATCCCGCAAGGACTTTGACGCCCTCTCGCAACGAGCGAGCGGCCCGGTCATCCAGGATGCTGGGCGTACGGAAATCGAACCGGGATCAACCACGGCGTTTGTCTTCATTCAGCAAAACTAG
- a CDS encoding universal stress protein: MKLLVGYTADERGAEAIELASALVAGTPEASLQIAIVLPAAAPFNAVYPGGDHGYSSILSAQVDQWAEQALELVPEGINASVVAQSVASVAEGLITLAQDYAADGIVLGGRKRHRAGFFLPGAIANALLHSSPVSVYMSSPAALETLRSADGKLTRLTAFVGDRPGAKDVIEQSARLAAASSVPLRVVTLVLPFDVQDPERDLESHVESTRAYLAELTESLQLDARIEVVVGRNLDEAVGQLSWQGGDLALLGSARLAAARRLFIGPKAQRILGKLFVPMGVIPNPGSHS, encoded by the coding sequence ATGAAATTGCTCGTAGGCTACACCGCGGATGAACGCGGAGCCGAAGCCATCGAACTGGCCAGCGCACTGGTGGCCGGCACCCCCGAGGCATCCTTGCAGATCGCCATCGTGCTGCCGGCCGCCGCACCGTTCAACGCGGTCTACCCGGGCGGGGACCACGGATACTCCAGCATCCTCTCCGCCCAGGTGGACCAGTGGGCCGAACAGGCCCTGGAGCTGGTGCCCGAAGGGATCAACGCCAGCGTGGTGGCCCAATCGGTCGCATCCGTAGCCGAGGGGCTGATCACGCTGGCCCAGGACTACGCGGCTGATGGCATCGTGCTCGGTGGACGCAAGCGCCACCGTGCCGGATTCTTCCTGCCCGGCGCGATCGCCAACGCACTGCTGCACTCCTCGCCGGTCTCGGTTTACATGTCCTCGCCCGCAGCGTTGGAGACCCTGAGGTCAGCGGACGGCAAGCTGACCCGGCTCACCGCTTTCGTAGGGGACCGGCCAGGGGCCAAGGACGTCATCGAGCAATCGGCCCGGCTGGCGGCGGCCAGTTCCGTGCCACTGCGCGTGGTGACCCTGGTCTTGCCTTTCGATGTCCAGGACCCGGAACGGGACCTGGAATCCCATGTGGAAAGCACCCGCGCCTACCTGGCCGAACTGACCGAATCCCTGCAGCTCGACGCGCGCATCGAAGTCGTGGTGGGGCGCAACCTGGATGAAGCGGTCGGGCAGCTTTCCTGGCAGGGCGGGGACCTGGCCCTGCTCGGATCGGCCCGTCTGGCGGCGGCCCGCAGGCTGTTCATCGGGCCCAAAGCACAACGCATCCTCGGCAAGCTGTTCGTCCCCATGGGGGTCATCCCTAATCCGGGCTCGCACAGCTAA
- a CDS encoding MerR family transcriptional regulator produces the protein MNNSTQDPGIAEYSISYVSRVAGVSSRTLRHYDHIGLLTPGHVAQNGYRFYTQDQLVRLQRILLFRDMGLKLESIAEILEEQRDERQALTEHIQQLQTQRKTIDRQIAALERTISAIENGERMKPETSFDGFNEQYKEEVTERWGAKAYQTSNKWWRNKSPEEQAGFFQQVRELNEAWISAGKAKAQPESEVAQSLAARHVQWLRSIPGTPLESGIPEQGSAYVMSLADMYVADERFAKNYGGHAQFVSDSLKVYVQKGMDL, from the coding sequence ATGAACAACTCAACACAGGATCCGGGGATAGCGGAATACTCGATTTCCTACGTATCAAGGGTGGCCGGGGTCAGCAGCCGCACCTTGCGCCACTACGACCACATCGGGCTATTAACCCCGGGGCACGTTGCCCAAAACGGTTATCGCTTCTACACCCAAGATCAGCTGGTGCGGTTGCAACGAATCCTGTTGTTCCGGGATATGGGTCTGAAGCTGGAGAGCATCGCCGAAATTCTCGAAGAACAACGCGACGAGCGCCAAGCCCTGACCGAGCATATCCAGCAACTGCAAACACAGCGCAAGACGATCGATCGACAGATCGCCGCGCTCGAACGCACCATTTCGGCCATAGAGAACGGAGAAAGAATGAAACCCGAAACAAGCTTTGACGGCTTCAACGAACAATACAAGGAAGAAGTCACGGAACGATGGGGTGCCAAGGCCTACCAGACCTCGAACAAGTGGTGGCGCAACAAGAGCCCCGAAGAACAAGCCGGCTTCTTCCAGCAGGTCCGCGAATTGAACGAAGCCTGGATCAGCGCCGGCAAAGCGAAAGCTCAACCTGAGAGCGAGGTTGCCCAATCGCTAGCCGCCCGGCATGTGCAGTGGCTGCGATCCATTCCCGGGACCCCGCTAGAGTCCGGTATTCCGGAACAGGGCAGCGCCTATGTCATGTCCCTGGCTGACATGTATGTCGCGGATGAACGATTCGCCAAGAACTACGGTGGCCACGCGCAGTTCGTCAGCGATTCGCTCAAGGTCTATGTGCAGAAGGGAATGGACCTTTAG
- the hutG gene encoding formimidoylglutamase, with the protein MGDEGKAAKVPTDQNAQQWSGRVDGSGAQHLRWHQLIAEQESENLSDAVALIGFRSDAGVLRNQGRIGASEGPAALRSALSPMAIHKHRTLVDLGDIVVGGDQLEPGQERLAGAVVQALSSGALPVILGGGHETAYGTGLGLIRHLADDRATRLGILNLDAHFDLRDESRRTSGTPFLDLYQEMQRHDREFHYAVLGISRPGNTAVLFEKAEELGVPYLLDEDCQPEMIWQFVHAFLERIDVLYLTIDLDVLPASVAPGVSAPAGYGVPFERILAVCRQVVASGKLVVADVVELNPRFDIDSRTARSAARLIYEISVG; encoded by the coding sequence ATGGGTGACGAAGGAAAAGCGGCAAAGGTTCCGACCGATCAGAATGCGCAGCAATGGTCAGGCCGGGTGGATGGCTCAGGCGCACAGCATTTGCGGTGGCATCAGCTGATCGCAGAGCAGGAATCTGAAAATCTGAGCGACGCGGTGGCGCTGATCGGATTCCGTTCTGATGCCGGGGTGCTGCGCAATCAAGGGCGCATTGGTGCTTCCGAGGGGCCGGCAGCATTGCGTTCCGCGCTGAGCCCCATGGCCATCCATAAGCATCGAACACTGGTGGATCTCGGGGACATTGTTGTCGGCGGTGACCAGTTGGAACCCGGCCAGGAACGACTGGCTGGTGCCGTGGTGCAAGCGCTGTCCTCCGGCGCCCTTCCCGTTATTCTCGGCGGCGGGCATGAGACTGCCTATGGAACCGGCCTGGGGTTGATCCGGCATTTGGCCGATGATCGGGCCACGAGGCTTGGAATCCTCAATTTGGATGCGCACTTTGATCTGCGTGATGAAAGTCGGCGGACCAGCGGCACCCCATTTCTCGACCTGTACCAAGAAATGCAGAGGCACGATCGAGAATTCCACTACGCGGTGCTGGGGATATCGCGCCCCGGCAATACCGCCGTGCTGTTTGAGAAAGCTGAAGAACTTGGCGTGCCCTACCTGCTTGACGAGGACTGCCAGCCCGAGATGATCTGGCAGTTTGTCCATGCGTTCCTTGAGCGCATTGACGTTCTGTATCTGACTATCGACCTGGATGTATTGCCCGCGAGCGTAGCGCCTGGAGTGAGCGCCCCGGCGGGCTACGGCGTCCCCTTCGAACGGATTCTCGCGGTGTGCCGGCAGGTGGTGGCCAGCGGGAAACTCGTTGTTGCTGACGTCGTCGAGCTGAATCCGCGCTTTGATATCGACTCCCGTACGGCGCGCAGCGCTGCCCGCCTGATTTATGAAATTTCCGTGGGATAG
- a CDS encoding helix-turn-helix transcriptional regulator, whose protein sequence is MRFLRLEDVAEELNVKLPQVRALVKSGELPAIQIGGRGMWRVERVELENYIQQRYAQAREEIANDSQS, encoded by the coding sequence ATGAGGTTTTTGCGGTTGGAAGATGTGGCTGAGGAGCTGAACGTGAAGCTTCCTCAAGTTCGCGCTCTGGTCAAAAGCGGGGAGCTGCCGGCCATCCAAATTGGAGGGCGGGGCATGTGGCGTGTGGAGCGAGTGGAACTGGAAAACTACATCCAGCAGCGCTACGCCCAAGCACGTGAAGAGATCGCTAACGACTCGCAATCCTAA
- a CDS encoding metal ABC transporter ATP-binding protein — translation MNVKQNLDLAIDVTGATVHYGQVLALDHASLQLAQGTVCGLVGMNGSGKSTLFKTIMGQIKPDTGRVKISGTDPLQARKSGKLAYVPQSEAVDWNFPISVRDVVMTGRYGQMGWTRRARKIDHEAVNEALERVELTDFADRQIGQLSGGQKKRAFVARCIAQGASIMLLDEPFAGVDKRSEATITKLLREIADAGGSVLISTHDLQALPDLADEAVLLMRKVLMHGPPELVLRAENLALAFGLDPMKREAS, via the coding sequence ATGAACGTGAAGCAGAACCTCGACCTGGCCATCGACGTCACCGGCGCCACCGTGCATTACGGACAGGTGCTAGCCCTCGACCACGCTTCCCTGCAATTGGCGCAGGGCACTGTGTGCGGGTTGGTGGGCATGAACGGCTCAGGGAAATCGACTCTATTCAAAACCATCATGGGACAAATCAAACCCGACACAGGACGGGTCAAGATCAGTGGCACCGATCCGTTGCAGGCGCGCAAAAGCGGCAAGCTTGCGTATGTTCCGCAAAGCGAAGCCGTGGATTGGAATTTCCCCATCTCGGTCCGAGACGTCGTGATGACCGGCCGCTATGGGCAGATGGGATGGACCCGGCGAGCCAGGAAAATCGACCACGAAGCCGTGAACGAAGCCTTGGAGCGCGTCGAGCTCACCGACTTCGCCGATCGGCAAATCGGGCAGCTCTCCGGGGGACAGAAGAAGCGCGCTTTTGTAGCTCGCTGCATCGCCCAGGGAGCCAGCATCATGCTGCTCGATGAACCCTTCGCCGGCGTGGACAAGCGCAGCGAAGCGACCATTACCAAGCTTCTGCGCGAGATCGCCGATGCCGGTGGCAGCGTGCTGATTTCCACGCATGACCTGCAGGCCCTGCCGGACTTGGCCGACGAAGCGGTACTGCTGATGCGCAAGGTGCTGATGCATGGCCCGCCAGAACTCGTGCTGCGAGCAGAAAACCTAGCGCTGGCCTTCGGGCTGGACCCGATGAAACGAGAAGCATCATGA
- a CDS encoding metal ABC transporter substrate-binding protein, with product MKTTTGRRKPAAWLALLVVPWLLLVTACTPVNNSRPADAQSNDPRPVVLTTFTVLQDIAQNVAGEHLRVESITRRGAEIHGYEPTPDDLRRASHADLILDNGLNLEAWFAQFVQENSAPHITVSEDVEPIGIVQDEGAGKPNPHAWMSPLNVQRYVDTIAQAFADLDPEHAADYRRNAKEYQGKLQKVQDDLDSALEDIPQQQRVLVTCEGAFSYLARDAGLKEKYLWAVNAESQATPRKVASAIDYVRDHDVPAVFCESTVSDAAMQRVVESTDASFGGTLYVDSLSEADGPVPSYLELITHDTEQIARALKGQAS from the coding sequence GTGAAAACGACGACTGGTCGACGCAAGCCAGCCGCCTGGCTGGCATTACTCGTTGTGCCGTGGCTCCTGCTTGTCACAGCATGCACGCCAGTCAATAATTCAAGGCCAGCAGATGCCCAGTCGAATGACCCTCGCCCGGTGGTGCTCACGACGTTCACGGTACTGCAGGACATCGCGCAAAACGTCGCTGGCGAACATCTTCGGGTGGAATCCATCACCCGGCGCGGCGCTGAGATCCATGGCTATGAACCGACTCCGGATGATCTGCGCCGAGCCTCTCATGCGGATCTCATCCTGGATAACGGACTGAACCTCGAAGCGTGGTTCGCGCAGTTCGTCCAAGAGAATTCCGCACCGCACATCACGGTCAGCGAAGATGTCGAACCCATCGGAATCGTGCAGGACGAAGGCGCAGGAAAGCCCAATCCGCACGCCTGGATGAGCCCGCTGAATGTGCAGCGCTACGTCGACACCATTGCCCAGGCCTTCGCTGACCTGGACCCAGAACACGCAGCTGACTACCGGCGCAACGCCAAGGAATACCAAGGCAAACTTCAAAAAGTGCAAGACGACCTGGACTCGGCACTCGAAGATATCCCGCAGCAACAACGCGTGCTGGTGACTTGCGAAGGAGCGTTCAGCTACCTTGCCAGAGACGCTGGCTTGAAAGAGAAATACCTTTGGGCAGTGAACGCGGAGTCACAAGCCACCCCGCGCAAGGTGGCTTCGGCTATCGATTATGTCCGCGATCATGACGTGCCGGCAGTCTTCTGCGAGTCGACCGTCTCGGACGCTGCCATGCAACGAGTCGTCGAATCGACCGATGCGAGCTTCGGCGGAACGCTGTATGTGGACTCCCTTTCAGAAGCAGATGGCCCGGTGCCCAGCTATTTGGAACTCATCACGCACGACACGGAACAAATTGCCCGGGCGTTGAAAGGACAAGCATCATGA
- a CDS encoding metal ABC transporter permease, with translation MNVIELLAEPLSYTFMIRALSVTIIASVLCALLSCWLVLIGWSLMGDAVSHAVLPGVVLAYIVGAPFALGALIFGFLAVALIGGVRDTTKLKEDAAIGIVFTTLFSFGLVLISVTPSHIDLNHIIFGNLLGVSSADLWQVLILGAVTFAILILKRKDFTLYAFDQTHAHALGMNPRIIGALLLGLLAMTSVVALQAVGVILVVAMLIIPGATAFLLTDKFTKMLVIAPALAAGAGILGVYTSYFLDTSTGGMVVLAQGLIFTLVYLFSPRQGLVATRIAASERRKSLAGVR, from the coding sequence ATGAACGTGATTGAATTGCTCGCCGAACCGCTGAGCTACACCTTCATGATCCGCGCCCTGTCAGTCACGATCATCGCTTCGGTGCTGTGTGCATTGCTCTCTTGCTGGCTTGTGCTGATCGGCTGGTCGCTTATGGGCGATGCCGTCTCCCATGCGGTGCTGCCCGGCGTGGTCCTGGCCTATATTGTCGGAGCGCCCTTTGCCTTGGGTGCTCTCATTTTCGGGTTCCTGGCGGTGGCGTTGATCGGGGGAGTTCGGGACACCACCAAGCTGAAGGAAGACGCCGCCATCGGCATTGTCTTCACCACGCTGTTCTCCTTCGGCTTGGTGCTCATCTCGGTGACGCCCAGCCACATCGATTTGAACCACATCATCTTCGGCAATCTGCTTGGGGTTTCTTCGGCCGACTTGTGGCAGGTGTTGATTCTCGGCGCAGTGACCTTTGCAATTCTGATTCTCAAGCGCAAGGATTTCACCCTCTACGCCTTTGACCAGACTCATGCCCATGCCTTGGGCATGAACCCGCGAATCATCGGTGCGTTGCTTCTGGGGCTGCTCGCCATGACCTCCGTGGTGGCGCTGCAGGCCGTGGGCGTGATTCTAGTGGTCGCGATGCTGATCATCCCCGGGGCCACAGCCTTCTTGCTGACCGACAAGTTCACGAAAATGCTTGTCATCGCCCCGGCGCTCGCTGCCGGCGCCGGCATTCTCGGGGTGTACACCAGCTATTTCCTCGATACGTCCACGGGCGGCATGGTCGTGCTCGCGCAAGGTCTGATCTTCACGCTGGTCTACCTCTTCAGCCCTCGTCAAGGGCTGGTGGCGACGCGGATCGCAGCTAGCGAGAGGCGCAAATCATTGGCGGGCGTCCGGTAG
- a CDS encoding low molecular weight phosphatase family protein, producing the protein MANSVLFICSRNAGKSQMAAALMDYISGGKITSYSAGTNPGTGINQESVASLAQTGADMSGGTPKGIDPKVVEEVDRVIILGTDAHPQLDPSVNVERWVTYEPSEDGITGAERMNIIRDEIAEKVRGLFHELEQ; encoded by the coding sequence ATGGCTAACTCGGTACTTTTCATTTGCTCTCGCAATGCCGGCAAATCGCAGATGGCTGCCGCATTGATGGACTACATTTCTGGCGGAAAGATCACCAGCTACTCTGCGGGGACCAATCCGGGCACGGGGATCAACCAGGAATCGGTGGCCTCGCTGGCGCAGACCGGGGCGGATATGTCTGGCGGGACGCCCAAAGGCATCGATCCGAAGGTCGTCGAAGAAGTCGACCGGGTCATCATCCTCGGGACCGATGCCCATCCGCAGCTTGACCCGTCGGTCAACGTCGAACGCTGGGTCACCTACGAACCAAGCGAAGACGGCATCACCGGTGCCGAACGCATGAATATCATCAGGGATGAGATCGCCGAGAAAGTGCGTGGGCTTTTCCACGAGTTGGAGCAGTAG